In one Candidatus Leptovillus gracilis genomic region, the following are encoded:
- a CDS encoding PQQ-dependent sugar dehydrogenase, translating to MVADGFVSPVALAAPGDGRLFVVDQVGIVYVLDQAGSRLPQPLIDLRSRMVNLNPVYDERGLLGMALHPDFVANGRLFLYYSAPLRPNAPGDWDHTGVIAEFAIAADDPNRSDPASERIILQVDQPQNNHNGGQLAFGPDGYLYIGIGDGGNANDVGRGHPPGGNGQTRDNLLGVIARLDVDSAAPYSIPADNPFIGQPGLPEIYAYGFRNPYRFSFDAAGDRALYAGDVGQDYIEEIDVVVSGGNYGWPVREGTTCFNNQGVTQPLVSCASESVYGDAFVDPVLEYRRDFGRSVIGGYVYRGAALPELYGRYLFVDWVSNNEVGTNQIYYADVRPAEAGLWELLPVPLSQSDGGSLPSFYTLAFGQDHNLELYLLTANSYSATGSSGKVYKLVPAP from the coding sequence TTGGTAGCCGATGGTTTTGTCTCGCCGGTGGCCCTGGCCGCGCCGGGCGACGGCCGTTTGTTTGTTGTAGACCAGGTGGGCATTGTCTACGTGCTGGACCAGGCCGGCAGTCGGCTGCCGCAGCCGTTGATTGACCTGCGCTCGCGCATGGTGAACCTGAACCCCGTTTATGACGAACGGGGCCTGTTAGGAATGGCCCTGCACCCGGATTTTGTGGCTAACGGCCGTCTCTTCCTCTACTACAGCGCCCCCTTGCGCCCCAACGCCCCCGGTGACTGGGACCATACCGGCGTCATCGCCGAATTTGCCATCGCCGCCGACGACCCCAACCGGTCCGATCCGGCCTCCGAACGCATCATCCTTCAGGTGGACCAGCCGCAGAACAACCACAACGGCGGCCAGCTTGCCTTTGGGCCGGATGGCTACCTGTACATCGGCATTGGTGATGGCGGCAACGCCAACGACGTTGGTCGCGGCCATCCGCCGGGTGGCAACGGCCAGACCCGCGACAATTTACTGGGGGTCATCGCCCGCCTGGACGTGGACAGTGCCGCCCCCTACTCCATCCCTGCCGACAACCCGTTCATCGGCCAGCCCGGGCTGCCAGAAATTTACGCCTATGGCTTCCGCAATCCGTACCGCTTCTCCTTCGACGCGGCCGGCGACCGCGCCCTATACGCCGGGGATGTGGGGCAGGATTATATCGAAGAGATTGACGTGGTGGTCAGCGGCGGCAATTATGGTTGGCCGGTGCGCGAAGGCACGACCTGTTTTAACAACCAGGGCGTCACCCAACCATTGGTCAGCTGCGCCAGCGAAAGCGTTTACGGCGATGCTTTTGTGGACCCGGTGCTGGAATACCGGCGCGATTTTGGCCGCTCGGTGATTGGCGGCTATGTGTATCGTGGGGCGGCGCTGCCGGAGTTATACGGCCGTTACCTCTTCGTAGATTGGGTCAGCAACAACGAAGTCGGCACCAATCAAATCTACTACGCCGATGTGCGGCCGGCCGAAGCCGGGTTATGGGAACTGCTCCCCGTACCCCTGTCGCAATCCGACGGCGGCAGCCTGCCATCCTTCTATACCCTGGCCTTTGGTCAAGACCATAACCTGGAACTGTACCTGCTCACGGCCAACTCTTACAGCGCCACCGGTTCCAGCGGCAAAGTCTACAAACTTGTACCCGCGCCGTAA
- a CDS encoding alpha/beta fold hydrolase yields MPLSFDMPLAELHTYQGINPKPADFDSFWERGLTEMRAIQPHIELLPADFQAPFADCFHLYFTGVGGARLHAKLIRPKEQAHPGPAILMFHGYSMDSGEWTDKLAYATAGFTVAALDCRGQGGRSQDPGGASGWTLHGHIVRGLDDAPEKLSFRQIFLDTAQLAAIVMDMPEVDAGRVGATGASQGGGLTLACAALEPRIRRAAPIYPFLCDYQRVWQLDLDVDAYAELKSYFRHFDPRHEREEAIFTQLGYVDVQHLAPRIRAEVLLAVGLRDTICPPSTQFAAYNKIGAPKSLDLYPEFAHEHLYGHADRVFQFMLGL; encoded by the coding sequence ATGCCTCTATCATTCGACATGCCCCTGGCGGAACTGCACACCTACCAGGGCATCAATCCTAAACCGGCCGACTTCGATTCCTTCTGGGAACGCGGCCTGACGGAGATGCGCGCCATCCAGCCCCACATCGAACTACTCCCGGCTGACTTCCAGGCTCCCTTCGCCGACTGCTTCCACCTGTACTTCACCGGCGTTGGCGGTGCGCGCCTGCACGCCAAACTGATTCGCCCCAAAGAACAGGCGCACCCTGGTCCGGCCATCTTGATGTTTCACGGCTATTCGATGGATTCCGGCGAATGGACCGACAAATTGGCCTATGCCACCGCCGGATTCACCGTTGCAGCGTTGGATTGTCGTGGGCAGGGCGGCCGGTCGCAAGACCCTGGTGGCGCGTCTGGCTGGACGCTGCACGGCCACATTGTGCGTGGTCTGGACGATGCGCCAGAAAAGCTCAGCTTTCGCCAGATATTTCTGGATACGGCCCAATTGGCGGCTATCGTCATGGACATGCCAGAGGTAGACGCCGGCCGGGTGGGCGCGACCGGAGCCAGCCAGGGCGGCGGCCTGACGCTGGCCTGCGCCGCGCTGGAGCCACGCATTCGCCGCGCCGCGCCCATCTACCCGTTTTTGTGCGATTACCAACGTGTCTGGCAGTTGGACCTGGATGTGGACGCCTACGCCGAGCTAAAGAGCTATTTCCGCCACTTTGACCCGCGCCACGAGCGGGAGGAGGCCATTTTTACGCAGTTGGGCTATGTGGATGTGCAGCATTTGGCGCCGCGCATCCGGGCGGAAGTGCTGCTGGCGGTGGGCCTGCGCGATACGATTTGCCCGCCTTCCACGCAGTTTGCCGCGTACAACAAAATCGGTGCGCCTAAATCGCTGGACTTGTACCCGGAATTTGCTCACGAACACCTTTACGGCCACGCGGACCGTGTTTTTCAGTTTATGTTGGGTTTATAG
- a CDS encoding DUF4280 domain-containing protein — MAQQVVNGAQLMCSFGTAPSALVVTPENMTNANKVPAATIMDNVPMKNIMPFAMCITLSNPQVAAATSAALGVLTPQPCIPVTAAPWTPGSPTVLVKSKPALTNTCTLMCNWGGSISVVSAGQTTVNAA, encoded by the coding sequence ATGGCGCAACAAGTGGTAAACGGCGCGCAGCTTATGTGTAGTTTTGGCACAGCCCCCAGTGCCCTGGTGGTGACGCCGGAAAATATGACCAATGCCAACAAGGTCCCGGCGGCCACCATCATGGACAATGTGCCCATGAAGAATATCATGCCCTTTGCCATGTGCATCACCCTCAGCAATCCGCAGGTAGCCGCGGCCACGTCGGCCGCTTTGGGCGTGCTGACGCCGCAGCCCTGCATCCCGGTGACCGCCGCCCCGTGGACGCCGGGATCGCCGACGGTGCTGGTGAAAAGCAAACCAGCGCTGACCAACACGTGTACGCTGATGTGCAATTGGGGCGGCTCTATTTCTGTGGTCAGCGCCGGGCAGACGACGGTGAATGCTGCTTGA
- a CDS encoding glycosyltransferase family 2 protein produces MNAPVFLSVVVPMYNEENAIVGLLTHLSELFATQLPEMTCEILVVDDGSSDGSAEAVHQCGISNVCLCQHPYNIGNGAAVKTGIRNAQGQYILLMDADGQHKPEDIPRLLEHLDRYDMVVGARTGESDTAVHRDLANFIYNTFASYICGRKIEDLTSGFRMIKADIAKKFLYLLPNTFSYPTTLTLAVVRAGYSLHYVPIAVRKRVGKSKIKLLRDGSRFFLIMFKIATIFSPLKIFIPAGILMFLVGFCYGLFKVVFLNTRYGPTSAMLMIMSVIIFMVGLVSEQVAQLRFDRSEQ; encoded by the coding sequence ATGAATGCTCCTGTTTTTCTTTCTGTTGTTGTACCTATGTATAATGAAGAGAATGCCATTGTTGGGCTTTTGACGCATCTATCTGAATTGTTTGCGACCCAGCTGCCAGAGATGACCTGCGAAATTTTGGTTGTGGATGATGGCTCGTCTGATGGCTCGGCGGAGGCGGTTCATCAATGTGGTATTTCAAATGTGTGCTTGTGCCAGCACCCTTACAACATCGGTAATGGGGCAGCGGTAAAGACGGGCATCAGAAACGCGCAGGGGCAGTATATTTTGCTCATGGACGCCGATGGGCAGCATAAACCGGAAGATATTCCCCGCCTGCTGGAGCACCTGGACCGGTACGACATGGTCGTCGGGGCGCGTACGGGGGAATCGGATACGGCCGTGCACCGGGACCTGGCCAATTTCATCTACAACACCTTCGCCAGCTACATTTGTGGCCGTAAAATCGAAGACCTTACCTCTGGCTTTCGCATGATCAAGGCCGACATCGCCAAAAAGTTTCTGTATCTTCTGCCCAACACCTTTTCTTATCCCACCACCCTCACCCTGGCCGTGGTCCGCGCCGGGTACAGCTTACATTACGTGCCAATTGCCGTGCGCAAACGAGTTGGCAAAAGTAAAATCAAACTCCTGCGCGACGGCTCCCGTTTCTTCTTGATCATGTTCAAGATCGCCACCATCTTTTCACCGCTCAAAATTTTCATCCCGGCCGGCATTCTAATGTTCCTTGTCGGATTTTGTTATGGGCTGTTTAAGGTGGTGTTTCTCAACACCCGCTACGGCCCTACGTCGGCTATGTTAATGATTATGTCGGTCATCATTTTTATGGTGGGATTGGTTTCTGAGCAAGTGGCGCAGCTCCGCTTTGATCGCAGCGAACAGTGA
- a CDS encoding glycosyltransferase, giving the protein MNQRPCKPAATSSATTSLNSCARPPCSRLCSRFDWLTLYTARNTTRGWLRYAQTLSRLLWLRLRHRPDFYILGFRGYELFWAVRLITWGKPLFFDHMMSPYDSLVNEKHRFSANSWLARIVRWYEKGVLNGADQFLTDTPMHQAYFARLFGINPQKIYPLHVAADETLFKPCATKPKELSSEILSVFFYGSFLPLHGIEVILQAASRLLGQPVQLTLVGGHKQDLRPFHTLCSQLNLTNVTHIPWIDYVDLPQWACQADLCLGGPFGNTGQGRRVITGKTFQFLALGQPTVVGLAEKNEHFIHQQNCLLIPQGDPAALAEVIVWAAGHRQELAEIGRQGHSLYQQEFSVARLREQLEIILHHALLPT; this is encoded by the coding sequence ATGAACCAACGGCCATGCAAACCGGCTGCTACATCCTCTGCTACTACTTCCCTGAATTCGTGCGCACGGCCACCTTGCTCCAGGCTTTGCAGCAGATTCGATTGGCTGACGCTTTACACAGCCCGCAACACCACCCGCGGCTGGCTGCGTTATGCCCAAACCCTCAGCCGCCTGTTGTGGCTCAGGCTGCGCCATCGCCCCGATTTCTACATTTTAGGCTTTCGCGGTTATGAATTGTTCTGGGCCGTGCGCCTGATCACCTGGGGTAAACCGCTTTTCTTTGACCACATGATGTCGCCATATGACAGCCTGGTCAATGAAAAACACCGCTTTTCAGCCAATTCATGGCTCGCGCGAATTGTACGTTGGTACGAAAAAGGTGTCTTAAATGGGGCCGATCAGTTTTTGACCGACACGCCAATGCACCAAGCGTATTTTGCCCGGCTATTTGGCATTAACCCACAAAAAATCTACCCGCTCCACGTCGCTGCCGATGAAACGCTCTTTAAGCCTTGCGCTACAAAACCCAAAGAGTTATCTTCTGAAATTTTGAGCGTTTTCTTTTATGGCTCCTTTTTACCGCTGCATGGCATTGAGGTGATTTTGCAAGCTGCGTCTCGGCTGCTGGGGCAGCCTGTCCAGCTTACATTGGTGGGTGGGCATAAACAGGATTTACGGCCGTTTCACACCCTATGCTCCCAGCTTAACCTCACCAACGTCACGCATATTCCCTGGATAGATTACGTAGACTTACCCCAATGGGCCTGCCAGGCTGATTTATGCCTCGGCGGACCATTTGGCAACACCGGGCAAGGCCGTCGGGTCATTACCGGCAAAACTTTTCAATTCCTGGCGCTGGGCCAACCGACAGTGGTCGGGCTGGCTGAGAAAAATGAACATTTTATTCATCAACAAAACTGCCTGCTGATACCGCAGGGCGACCCGGCTGCATTGGCCGAAGTGATCGTCTGGGCAGCGGGCCACCGCCAGGAATTGGCAGAAATCGGCCGCCAGGGACATTCGTTGTACCAGCAAGAATTTTCCGTGGCGCGCCTGCGTGAACAATTGGAGATAATTTTGCATCATGCCTTACTACCCACCTAG
- a CDS encoding methyltransferase domain-containing protein has product MTQTPGFDCVIACEVLEHIPEDAAFLQRLHAALNDQGQLILSVPARMKFWSRHDEIVGHLRRYEWDDLASLVTSAGFENVQIYAYGFPFVNLLRFPRIWLAKRQAAEKAQLTAVEQTKASGIAQTAVMPSRLGWLINPITIYPLALFSTLFNRLDWSGAYVLTASKKSITDKVNFASDQLCPLRA; this is encoded by the coding sequence ATGACACAAACGCCTGGGTTTGACTGCGTCATTGCCTGCGAAGTCTTGGAACATATTCCCGAAGACGCCGCTTTTCTGCAGAGGCTGCACGCCGCGCTCAACGACCAGGGCCAGCTTATTCTTTCTGTGCCGGCGCGGATGAAGTTTTGGTCGCGCCACGACGAGATTGTGGGGCATTTACGTCGGTATGAATGGGATGACCTGGCAAGTTTAGTGACCAGCGCCGGATTTGAAAATGTGCAGATTTATGCTTATGGATTTCCGTTTGTCAACCTGCTGCGCTTCCCGCGTATCTGGCTGGCAAAACGGCAGGCTGCCGAAAAAGCACAGTTGACGGCCGTTGAACAAACCAAAGCCAGCGGTATTGCGCAAACGGCCGTCATGCCATCTCGTCTCGGCTGGCTGATAAACCCCATCACCATCTATCCGCTGGCCCTGTTCTCCACCCTGTTCAACCGGCTGGATTGGTCTGGCGCATACGTCCTGACAGCCTCCAAGAAAAGTATAACTGACAAAGTGAACTTTGCAAGTGACCAATTATGCCCTTTGCGAGCATGA
- a CDS encoding flippase-like domain-containing protein — MMTKPTRQWVATAMLFILTAVIILYLRSQPELLQSLQNVTFASLFYLIVVRVGIFAMNGLFLREFAIKFGVQLSFHEWFGLASVTTMGNYITPFSGGLLIRAAYLKKRHRLPYAQFTTMLTSNYLIMFWLIGVIGLLALGAMGQGWQRYWPIVLLFGSVVASISIIFLFPVQHVPWDNRIGRFLNTLLTGWFMVKRDYGLLLRLTLLTALTIGLNALSFWLAYQALGQAISFMAALLLGLVAAFSIFINLTPGNLGIQEAMVGLSAELLGAGGGEGLLAVLLIRAVTILCAFTLGPLYSYYLTRNI, encoded by the coding sequence ATGATGACAAAACCAACACGCCAATGGGTGGCCACGGCTATGCTTTTCATCCTCACGGCCGTCATCATTCTCTACTTACGGTCGCAACCAGAACTGCTACAATCCTTACAAAACGTCACCTTTGCCAGCCTGTTCTACCTGATTGTCGTTCGGGTAGGCATTTTTGCCATGAACGGCCTGTTTTTACGCGAATTTGCCATCAAATTTGGCGTGCAGCTTTCCTTTCACGAATGGTTCGGTCTGGCATCCGTCACCACAATGGGCAATTACATTACCCCTTTTTCCGGTGGTCTGCTCATTCGCGCCGCCTATCTTAAGAAACGCCACCGACTGCCTTACGCCCAATTCACCACCATGCTGACTTCCAACTATCTGATCATGTTCTGGCTGATAGGCGTCATTGGTTTGCTGGCGCTGGGCGCAATGGGCCAGGGATGGCAGCGCTATTGGCCTATCGTCCTGCTTTTTGGCAGTGTTGTCGCCAGTATTTCCATCATTTTTCTATTTCCAGTGCAGCATGTACCTTGGGATAACCGTATCGGCCGTTTTTTGAATACTTTGTTAACCGGCTGGTTTATGGTTAAGCGGGACTATGGACTGCTGCTGCGCCTGACGCTGCTAACCGCTCTCACCATTGGTTTAAACGCTCTCTCTTTTTGGCTGGCATACCAGGCGTTAGGGCAAGCCATTTCCTTTATGGCTGCTTTGCTGTTGGGGCTGGTGGCCGCTTTTTCCATTTTCATTAATCTGACGCCAGGGAATCTGGGCATTCAAGAGGCAATGGTGGGCCTCTCGGCAGAGCTTTTGGGTGCGGGCGGTGGCGAAGGTTTGCTGGCGGTGCTGTTGATTCGAGCTGTTACTATCCTTTGCGCATTTACTCTGGGACCACTATACAGCTACTATCTGACCCGCAACATTTAA
- a CDS encoding glycosyltransferase family 39 protein has product MMAKMRLEWVTMAALFLLVLLLRWPAFYVPFENDSGDHAYHGRLILRGEPLYGEHHPDHHMPGVFYTNALAFAMFGESVAAIKAVLLVWIVAAVGLIYQLGWRIANRRVGLLAALGAALLFATWELSAFSARTELFVVLPQVGVALLLAGRKEEGGDYGRFLAIGVLAGVAFLFKANYIIAPAGLTAVALLWDLWAERQWKTAVTRGLWAVLGVAMVILPVFAYFAAVGLLDRFLLVFQIGEKYLTARQHPTFTGPEHHLLVPLAVLARSNALLLLAAIAGLLFLPLTRRQRSRAENGQLALLAAWFGLAFVETNVSRSYLQHYYVMFIPSVTLLAAWFIDKLARDVGRKSGKRGETAVIAALFLLVTLVNFLPNFTFYREYGRYLLGRQSYESFLVSGLPDEAGVVALEMKDLAAYIQAHTAPDDTIYFWSNFMELYFLADRHAVIDTIWPIAVSVTGADVHKREQIFTAALIVIDNYTIVGVETMPDWLAAGLAEKYELAGEMDGRLLYRRRN; this is encoded by the coding sequence ATGATGGCGAAAATGAGACTGGAGTGGGTAACGATGGCGGCGTTGTTTTTGCTGGTGCTGCTGCTGCGGTGGCCCGCCTTTTACGTGCCGTTTGAGAATGACAGCGGCGACCATGCCTACCACGGCCGTTTGATTTTGCGCGGCGAACCCTTGTACGGCGAACATCACCCCGACCACCACATGCCGGGGGTGTTTTATACGAACGCCCTGGCGTTTGCCATGTTTGGTGAATCGGTGGCGGCGATTAAGGCTGTGCTGCTGGTATGGATTGTGGCTGCCGTTGGGCTGATCTACCAATTGGGCTGGAGAATAGCAAACCGGCGGGTGGGGTTGTTGGCGGCGCTGGGGGCGGCTTTGTTGTTTGCCACCTGGGAGCTTTCGGCGTTTAGCGCGCGCACGGAGTTGTTTGTGGTGCTGCCGCAGGTGGGCGTGGCGCTGCTGCTGGCCGGGCGCAAGGAAGAGGGAGGAGATTACGGCCGTTTCCTGGCGATTGGCGTGTTGGCTGGTGTGGCATTCCTGTTTAAGGCCAATTATATCATCGCTCCGGCAGGGCTGACAGCGGTGGCCTTGTTGTGGGATTTGTGGGCGGAGCGGCAGTGGAAAACGGCCGTAACTCGTGGGTTATGGGCTGTTTTGGGCGTGGCGATGGTCATTCTGCCCGTCTTCGCTTATTTCGCGGCCGTCGGTTTACTCGACCGGTTTTTACTGGTGTTCCAGATTGGCGAGAAGTACCTGACGGCGCGCCAGCACCCCACCTTTACCGGACCGGAGCATCATCTATTGGTTCCGTTGGCGGTTTTGGCGCGCAGCAATGCCTTGCTGCTGCTGGCGGCAATCGCCGGGCTGCTGTTTTTGCCGCTCACGCGCCGCCAGCGCAGCCGGGCGGAAAATGGGCAGTTGGCGCTGTTGGCCGCCTGGTTTGGCCTGGCCTTCGTGGAAACCAATGTTAGCCGCTCCTATTTGCAGCATTATTACGTGATGTTTATCCCGTCGGTGACGCTGCTGGCGGCCTGGTTTATAGATAAATTGGCGCGCGATGTGGGGCGGAAATCGGGCAAAAGAGGGGAAACGGCCGTTATCGCCGCTTTGTTTCTGCTCGTCACTCTCGTTAATTTTTTGCCAAACTTCACATTTTACCGGGAATACGGCCGTTATCTGTTGGGGCGGCAGAGTTATGAATCGTTTCTGGTCAGTGGCCTACCCGACGAAGCTGGCGTGGTCGCTCTGGAAATGAAAGATCTGGCGGCTTACATTCAGGCGCACACGGCGCCCGACGATACCATTTACTTCTGGTCCAATTTCATGGAACTCTACTTCCTGGCTGACCGCCACGCCGTCATAGACACCATCTGGCCGATTGCCGTGTCTGTAACCGGGGCGGATGTGCATAAGCGGGAGCAAATTTTCACGGCCGCATTGATCGTCATAGACAACTACACCATTGTGGGGGTAGAGACGATGCCAGATTGGCTGGCGGCCGGGTTGGCGGAGAAGTATGAACTGGCAGGGGAGATGGACGGCCGTTTGTTGTATCGTCGCCGGAACTGA
- a CDS encoding glycosyltransferase family 39 protein codes for MWRDELFSVFATLAPFEETLGHLIRDRVHPPLYYLLLFLWVKLGYSEFILRLFSVVWGVLTIPVLYRLAKRVGGHTVGLIGAFLLAVSPFHIWFSQEVRMHTLVVFAITASGWFLLRLADGPSRLNWLGYSASIATAVYTHYFALLVLASHALALAANAKTLPALWHKFIRQAILIGILFAAWASLVLLNSGAGELATGNVGWIGRPHWYEPLLTLVAFSTGSTIDQELWQNYINAIIFFACLIVAFITTISPRLANKQAISLHGQAHFRAQVLWSWLLFPILITWLVSLRGFPLLNISIYMDRNLIVVLPAMLVLVACGLFHLTKKRPLLLWAALIVIGVMNGQALQQMFQNPDYHREDWRGALRQINHDYQPGDQLFMPFGTILPWWYYGEGIPYQVRPREFDETDFSRQVTEIAAETPRLWLLSFSDNTNPHGFPAERNAYIAQIYQRDPFAAWLVEHYNLAAQWTYAGIRVGLYDLRLP; via the coding sequence TTGTGGCGTGACGAGCTTTTTTCCGTTTTTGCCACACTTGCCCCGTTCGAGGAGACGTTAGGACATCTCATTCGTGATCGCGTTCACCCACCCCTTTACTATTTGCTTCTATTCTTGTGGGTCAAACTGGGCTACAGTGAGTTTATCCTACGACTGTTTTCCGTTGTATGGGGCGTGTTAACCATTCCTGTACTGTATCGTCTGGCAAAAAGAGTCGGTGGGCACACGGTTGGGTTGATCGGTGCGTTTCTGTTGGCTGTTTCACCATTTCATATATGGTTTTCGCAGGAAGTTCGTATGCACACCCTGGTCGTATTTGCCATCACGGCTTCGGGCTGGTTTCTGCTGCGTCTGGCTGACGGTCCGTCGCGGCTAAACTGGCTGGGGTACTCGGCGAGCATCGCAACGGCCGTGTACACCCATTATTTCGCTCTCCTGGTGCTGGCAAGCCATGCCCTGGCATTGGCGGCCAACGCCAAAACGCTGCCGGCCCTCTGGCACAAATTTATCCGGCAGGCAATTCTGATCGGCATCCTCTTCGCAGCCTGGGCCAGCCTCGTCTTGCTCAACAGCGGCGCCGGCGAACTGGCTACCGGCAATGTCGGCTGGATTGGTCGCCCCCACTGGTACGAACCCTTGCTTACTCTTGTCGCCTTTAGCACGGGTTCCACAATTGATCAGGAACTGTGGCAGAACTACATCAATGCCATCATTTTTTTTGCTTGCCTGATCGTGGCCTTCATAACCACCATTTCTCCTCGGCTGGCAAACAAGCAAGCAATCTCGTTGCATGGTCAGGCGCATTTCAGAGCGCAGGTCTTATGGTCCTGGCTGCTCTTCCCAATCCTGATCACCTGGCTGGTATCCTTGCGGGGTTTCCCCCTGCTAAATATCTCGATCTACATGGACCGGAATCTAATTGTGGTTTTGCCGGCCATGCTGGTGCTGGTCGCTTGCGGATTATTCCATCTCACAAAGAAACGGCCGTTGCTCCTATGGGCCGCCTTAATTGTCATCGGGGTTATGAATGGGCAGGCGCTCCAGCAGATGTTCCAAAATCCAGACTACCATCGGGAAGATTGGCGCGGCGCGCTGCGACAAATCAACCACGACTATCAGCCGGGCGACCAACTGTTCATGCCTTTTGGGACCATCCTTCCCTGGTGGTATTATGGAGAAGGAATACCTTACCAGGTCCGGCCCAGGGAGTTTGATGAAACTGATTTCTCTCGTCAAGTAACCGAGATCGCCGCCGAAACACCACGCTTATGGTTACTCTCGTTCAGCGACAACACAAATCCACACGGATTCCCGGCGGAGCGAAACGCCTACATAGCCCAAATTTACCAACGCGATCCGTTTGCGGCCTGGCTTGTCGAACATTACAATCTGGCCGCACAATGGACCTATGCCGGTATTCGTGTTGGGTTGTATGACTTGCGCTTACCATGA
- a CDS encoding DUF512 domain-containing protein: MPLFQELDPTTFAGGRITGIEPRSVAAKIGLQIGDELLAINDQRVEDVIDVQFHGADEHLNLLIRRGDDLVLYEANRRYNQSLGLEFEHPTFDVDIRRCNNLCEFCFVLQMAPKFRRTLYIKDDDYRYSFLFGHFVTLTNLSDHDWQRIETMRLSPLYVSVHVTDLAMRRKFLRNAAAPDILAQLRWLAERRIEIHTQLVVVPGFNDGRWLERSIRELADLWPAVQSISVVPVGLTRHHKYAMRVHTPAEAAATLAYVESLQPIYQQRFGARFVYPTDEWYLVSGREVPPLTAYDGQQLHENGLGLVRQFLDEWEEVQEEIVNGQWSMVNGQSLMLVTATLFAPVLREKAAEFAALTGVGVTVLPVVNQRLGATITVAGLLMGSDVLAALEEATAVSPPNLILLPRVMFDHPDRIALDDISPQDIANRLQTPIALADTLGDVWDALIGQSQVVYQPQAANPAAHIPLRLLPDDEDNSHFS, translated from the coding sequence ATGCCCTTATTCCAAGAACTCGACCCCACCACCTTCGCCGGCGGCCGTATCACCGGCATCGAACCACGCAGCGTCGCCGCCAAAATTGGCCTGCAAATCGGCGACGAACTACTGGCGATCAACGACCAGCGCGTCGAAGACGTGATAGACGTGCAGTTTCACGGCGCCGACGAACACCTGAACCTGCTCATCCGGCGCGGCGACGACCTGGTGCTGTACGAAGCCAATCGGCGCTACAACCAGTCGCTCGGCCTGGAATTTGAGCATCCCACTTTCGACGTGGACATTCGCCGCTGCAACAACCTGTGCGAATTTTGCTTCGTGCTGCAAATGGCCCCCAAATTCCGCCGCACCCTCTACATCAAAGACGACGATTACCGCTACTCTTTCCTCTTCGGCCACTTCGTCACCCTCACCAACCTGTCCGACCATGACTGGCAGCGGATCGAAACGATGCGCCTGTCGCCGCTTTACGTCTCCGTACACGTCACCGATTTGGCAATGAGGCGTAAATTTCTGCGCAACGCCGCCGCCCCAGACATCCTGGCCCAGCTGCGCTGGCTGGCCGAGCGGCGCATCGAAATTCACACCCAGTTGGTCGTCGTGCCGGGCTTCAACGACGGCCGTTGGCTGGAACGCTCCATCCGTGAACTGGCCGATTTATGGCCGGCCGTCCAGTCGATCAGCGTGGTCCCCGTCGGCCTGACGCGCCATCACAAATACGCCATGCGCGTTCACACGCCGGCAGAAGCGGCCGCGACCCTGGCCTACGTCGAGTCATTACAGCCCATCTACCAACAGCGTTTTGGCGCGCGCTTCGTCTACCCCACCGACGAGTGGTACCTGGTATCCGGCCGCGAAGTGCCGCCCCTGACCGCCTACGACGGCCAGCAGTTACATGAAAACGGCCTGGGTCTGGTACGACAGTTTCTAGATGAATGGGAAGAGGTGCAAGAGGAAATTGTCAATGGTCAATGGTCAATGGTCAATGGTCAATCGTTGATGTTGGTGACGGCGACGTTGTTTGCGCCAGTGCTGCGCGAGAAGGCGGCCGAGTTTGCGGCGCTGACCGGGGTGGGCGTAACGGTGCTGCCGGTGGTCAATCAACGGTTAGGCGCGACGATTACGGTGGCCGGGCTGCTGATGGGATCAGATGTGTTGGCGGCGCTGGAAGAGGCAACGGCCGTTTCCCCACCCAACCTCATCCTCCTCCCCCGCGTCATGTTCGACCACCCCGATCGCATCGCCCTGGACGATATTTCGCCGCAAGACATCGCCAACCGCCTGCAAACACCCATCGCCCTGGCCGACACCCTGGGCGACGTCTGGGACGCGCTCATCGGCCAATCGCAGGTCGTCTACCAGCCGCAAGCGGCGAACCCTGCCGCCCACATCCCCCTCCGCCTGCTCCCCGACGACGAAGACAACAGCCACTTCTCCTAA